A portion of the Kribbella jejuensis genome contains these proteins:
- a CDS encoding intradiol ring-cleavage dioxygenase produces MDLQGDELTDAVVKSFGGSERYREVMSSLVRHLHGFAREVELTEEEYFTAIDFLTRTGQISTGTRQEFVLLADVLGLSMLTVGLGNRKPPEATQSTVFGPFFVEGSPEVQLGDDISNGAPGQPCLVSGRVLNTKGEPIAGALVETWQADEDGFYDVQKDLDGPQNRAHLTTDADGNYRFWAVKPVAYPIPDDGPVGELLRAGERGPMRPAHIHFMVTAPGYARLITHVFANGDPYLDTDAVFGVKQSLIADFTEHEEDGKTFYTVDYDLVLATIEETQQ; encoded by the coding sequence ATGGATCTGCAGGGTGATGAGCTGACTGATGCGGTGGTCAAGAGTTTTGGTGGTAGCGAGCGGTATCGGGAGGTTATGAGCAGCCTGGTGCGGCATTTGCACGGTTTTGCTCGGGAGGTGGAGTTGACCGAAGAGGAGTACTTCACCGCCATCGACTTCCTCACGAGGACCGGGCAGATCTCGACCGGGACGCGGCAGGAGTTCGTACTGCTGGCCGATGTGCTCGGGTTGTCGATGCTGACCGTCGGACTCGGCAACAGGAAGCCCCCAGAGGCCACGCAGTCCACCGTGTTCGGGCCGTTCTTCGTCGAAGGATCGCCTGAGGTGCAGCTCGGTGACGACATCTCGAACGGCGCCCCGGGACAACCCTGCCTGGTGAGCGGACGAGTACTCAACACCAAGGGCGAGCCGATCGCCGGCGCACTCGTCGAGACCTGGCAGGCCGACGAGGACGGGTTCTACGACGTACAGAAGGACCTCGACGGGCCGCAGAACCGCGCGCATCTGACGACCGATGCTGACGGCAACTACCGGTTCTGGGCGGTGAAGCCGGTCGCGTATCCGATTCCGGACGACGGTCCCGTCGGTGAGCTGCTGCGGGCCGGCGAGCGTGGGCCGATGCGTCCGGCGCACATCCACTTCATGGTGACCGCGCCCGGCTACGCGCGACTCATCACGCACGTGTTCGCCAACGGCGACCCGTATCTCGACACCGACGCGGTGTTCGGGGTGAAGCAGTCCCTGATCGCCGACTTCACGGAACATGAGGAAGACGGCAAGACCTTCTACACAGTCGACTACGACCTGGTACTCGCAACGATCGAGGAGACCCAGCAATGA